A stretch of Amycolatopsis balhimycina FH 1894 DNA encodes these proteins:
- the metH gene encoding methionine synthase, which translates to MTTPHESTAFDPGAKLRELLDQRVAVLDGAWGTMLQGAGLTPADYRGDRFGDHTHDVTGDPDLLNLTRPDVILDVHRQYLAAGADITTTNTFTATSIGQADYGLQAYVHEMNVRGAQLARQAADEAGGKFVAGSIGPLNVTLSLSPKVEDPAYRAVTFEQVKATYAEQIAGLAEGGVDLLLIETIFDTLNCKAAVAAAREVAPHLPLWISVTIVDLSGRTLSGQTVEAFWNSVEHAKPLVVGVNCALGAAEARPHVEELSRFADTYVACHPNAGLPNAFGGYDETPEETAGLLGGFVRDGLVNVVGGCCGTTPAHIGKIAAAAKGVSPREVPAPRTHTRFSGLEPFGIGADTGFVMIGERTNVTGSKRFRRLIESGDHQGAVDVALEQVRGGANLLDVNMDADLLESEQAMTTFLNLIATEPEVARIPVMVDSSKWTVLEAGLRCLQGKGVVNSISLKEGEEPFLAQARTIRNYGAGVVVMAFDELGQADTADRKVAICGRAYDLLTQEAGFAGEDIIFDPNVLAVATGIAEHNGYAKAFIDALPRIKERCPGVHISGGISNLSFSFRGNDVVREAMHSAFLFHAVQVGLDMGIVNAGQLAVYEDIPKDLLELVEDVLFDRREDATDRLVNFAENVKGSGTKRVVDLSWREGTVGERLSHALVHGIVDYIEDDTEEARQQLARPLEVIEGPLMDGMKIVGDLFGSGKMFLPQVVKSARVMKRSVAYLEPFMEAEKEKARQEGRLESTSGQGKIVLATVKGDVHDIGKNIVGVVLGCNNYEVIDLGVMVPAAKILDTAVTEGADAVGLSGLITPSLDEMVAVATEMQRRGLKLPLLIGGATTSRQHTAVKIAPAYDNATVHVLDASRVVGVVSDLLDPDRSIALAEKNRADQEVLREQHASKQRRPMLTLEQARANPEKVAFDGLPTPEFTGVRVVEPAIAELREMIDWQFLFLAWELKGKYPAILEQPVARELFDDANTLLDEIIADGSFTAKGAYAYWPAHSEGDDIVLDGGYAHVKFPMLRQQTAKPEDRANRCLADYIAPAGDHLGGFAVAIHGAEALAKRYEAEQDDYRAIMVKALADRLAEAFAEHIHLRARRGWFEPDAQPKLEDLHAERFRGIRPALGYPASPDHSQKRELFELLEADELGMALTESYAMTPAASVSGLIFAHPDSRYFTVGRLGRDQIQDYARRKGVEVAEVEQWLRPNLAYEPGA; encoded by the coding sequence GTGACCACCCCGCACGAGTCCACGGCGTTTGATCCAGGAGCGAAGCTGCGTGAGCTGCTCGACCAGCGGGTGGCCGTGCTCGACGGCGCTTGGGGCACCATGCTGCAGGGCGCCGGGCTGACCCCGGCCGACTACCGTGGCGACCGCTTCGGCGACCACACCCACGACGTCACCGGTGATCCGGATCTGCTCAACCTCACCCGCCCGGACGTCATCCTCGACGTGCACCGCCAGTACCTGGCCGCGGGCGCGGACATCACCACGACGAACACCTTCACCGCCACCAGCATCGGCCAGGCCGACTACGGGCTCCAGGCGTACGTCCACGAGATGAACGTCCGCGGCGCGCAGCTCGCCCGCCAGGCCGCCGACGAAGCGGGTGGCAAGTTCGTCGCCGGGTCGATCGGCCCGCTCAACGTCACGCTCAGCCTGTCGCCCAAGGTCGAAGACCCGGCTTACCGGGCCGTCACGTTCGAACAGGTCAAGGCCACCTACGCGGAGCAGATCGCCGGGCTCGCCGAAGGCGGCGTCGACCTGCTGCTCATCGAGACGATCTTCGACACGCTGAACTGCAAGGCCGCCGTCGCCGCCGCGCGCGAGGTCGCCCCGCACCTGCCGCTGTGGATCTCCGTCACCATCGTCGACCTGAGCGGGCGGACGCTGTCGGGGCAGACCGTCGAGGCGTTCTGGAACTCGGTCGAGCACGCGAAACCGCTGGTCGTGGGGGTCAACTGCGCGCTGGGGGCGGCGGAGGCGCGCCCGCACGTCGAGGAGCTCTCCCGGTTCGCCGACACCTACGTGGCCTGTCACCCCAACGCCGGCCTGCCGAACGCGTTCGGCGGCTACGACGAAACGCCGGAGGAGACGGCCGGGCTGCTCGGCGGGTTCGTCCGGGACGGCCTGGTCAACGTGGTCGGCGGCTGCTGCGGCACGACGCCGGCGCACATCGGGAAGATCGCGGCCGCGGCGAAGGGCGTCAGCCCGCGTGAGGTGCCCGCACCGCGCACCCACACGCGCTTCAGCGGGCTCGAGCCGTTCGGCATCGGCGCCGACACCGGGTTCGTCATGATCGGCGAGCGCACCAACGTCACCGGCTCCAAGCGGTTCCGGCGGCTCATCGAATCCGGCGACCACCAGGGCGCCGTCGACGTCGCGCTGGAGCAGGTCCGCGGCGGGGCCAACCTGCTCGACGTCAACATGGACGCCGACCTGCTCGAGTCCGAGCAGGCGATGACGACGTTCCTCAACCTGATCGCCACCGAGCCCGAAGTGGCCCGGATCCCGGTGATGGTCGACAGCTCCAAGTGGACCGTGCTCGAAGCCGGCCTGCGCTGCCTGCAGGGCAAGGGCGTCGTCAACTCGATCAGCCTGAAGGAGGGCGAGGAGCCGTTCCTCGCCCAGGCGCGCACCATCCGGAACTACGGCGCCGGCGTCGTCGTGATGGCCTTCGACGAGCTGGGCCAGGCCGACACCGCCGATCGCAAGGTGGCGATCTGCGGCCGCGCGTACGACCTGCTGACGCAGGAAGCGGGCTTCGCGGGCGAGGACATCATCTTCGACCCGAACGTCCTCGCCGTCGCCACCGGCATCGCCGAGCACAACGGCTACGCGAAGGCGTTCATCGACGCGCTGCCCCGGATCAAGGAGCGCTGCCCCGGCGTCCACATCTCGGGCGGCATCTCGAACCTGTCGTTCTCCTTCCGCGGCAACGACGTCGTCCGCGAAGCGATGCACTCGGCGTTCCTGTTCCACGCCGTGCAGGTCGGGCTGGACATGGGCATCGTCAACGCCGGCCAGCTCGCCGTCTACGAAGACATCCCGAAGGACCTTCTCGAACTGGTCGAGGACGTGCTCTTCGACCGCCGCGAAGACGCCACCGACCGGCTGGTGAACTTCGCCGAGAACGTCAAGGGCAGCGGCACCAAGCGCGTCGTCGACCTCTCGTGGCGCGAAGGCACGGTCGGCGAACGCCTCTCGCACGCGCTGGTGCACGGAATCGTCGACTACATCGAAGACGACACCGAAGAGGCGCGGCAGCAGCTGGCCCGGCCCCTCGAGGTGATCGAGGGCCCGCTGATGGACGGGATGAAGATCGTCGGCGACCTGTTCGGCTCCGGCAAGATGTTCCTGCCGCAGGTGGTCAAGAGCGCGCGCGTGATGAAGCGGTCGGTCGCCTACCTCGAGCCGTTCATGGAGGCGGAAAAGGAGAAGGCGCGCCAGGAGGGCCGGCTGGAGTCGACGAGCGGCCAGGGCAAGATCGTGCTCGCCACGGTGAAGGGCGACGTCCACGACATCGGCAAGAACATCGTCGGCGTGGTCCTGGGCTGCAACAACTACGAGGTCATCGACCTCGGCGTGATGGTGCCGGCGGCCAAGATCCTGGACACCGCGGTGACCGAAGGCGCCGACGCCGTCGGGCTGTCCGGGCTGATCACGCCGTCGCTGGACGAGATGGTCGCCGTCGCCACCGAGATGCAGCGGCGCGGGCTGAAGCTGCCGCTGCTCATCGGCGGCGCCACGACGTCCCGCCAGCACACCGCGGTCAAGATCGCGCCCGCCTACGACAACGCGACGGTGCACGTGCTGGACGCCTCGCGCGTCGTCGGCGTGGTGTCCGACCTGCTCGACCCGGACCGCTCGATCGCGCTGGCCGAGAAGAACCGGGCCGACCAGGAGGTGCTGCGCGAACAGCACGCGAGCAAGCAGCGCCGCCCGATGCTCACCCTCGAGCAGGCCCGCGCGAACCCCGAGAAGGTGGCGTTCGACGGCCTGCCGACCCCGGAGTTCACCGGCGTCCGCGTGGTCGAGCCGGCCATCGCCGAACTGCGCGAGATGATCGACTGGCAGTTCCTGTTCCTGGCCTGGGAGCTCAAGGGCAAGTACCCGGCGATCCTGGAGCAGCCGGTCGCCCGGGAGCTGTTCGACGACGCGAACACCCTGCTCGACGAGATCATCGCCGACGGCAGCTTCACGGCGAAGGGTGCGTACGCGTACTGGCCCGCGCACAGCGAAGGCGACGACATCGTGCTGGACGGCGGCTACGCGCACGTCAAGTTCCCGATGCTACGCCAGCAGACGGCCAAGCCCGAGGACCGCGCGAACCGCTGCCTGGCCGACTACATCGCCCCGGCGGGTGACCACCTCGGCGGCTTCGCGGTGGCCATCCACGGTGCCGAGGCGCTGGCCAAGCGGTACGAAGCCGAGCAGGACGACTACCGCGCGATCATGGTCAAGGCGCTGGCCGACCGGCTCGCCGAGGCGTTCGCCGAGCACATCCACCTGCGGGCCCGCCGCGGCTGGTTCGAGCCGGACGCCCAGCCGAAGCTCGAGGACCTGCACGCGGAGCGCTTCCGCGGCATCCGCCCGGCGCTGGGCTACCCGGCCAGCCCTGACCACAGCCAGAAGCGCGAGCTGTTCGAGCTGCTCGAAGCCGACGAGCTGGGCATGGCGCTGACCGAGTCGTACGCGATGACGCCGGCGGCGAGCGTGTCCGGGCTGATCTTCGCGCACCCGGACTCCCGCTACTTCACCGTCGGCCGGCTCGGCCGCGACCAGATCCAGGACTACGCGCGCCGCAAGGGCGTCGAGGTCGCCGAGGTCGAGCAGTGGCTGCGGCCGAACCTGGCCTACGAGCCCGGGGCGTAG
- a CDS encoding TIGR03619 family F420-dependent LLM class oxidoreductase, which yields MDYGIVLFTSDRGITPAAAARAAEAAGFATFYVPEHTHIPVKRASPHPRTGDASLPDDRYSRTLDPWVALATAAAVTERIRLSTAVALPVESDPITLAKTIASLDHLSGGRVTLGTGFGWNVDELTDHGVPGNRRRTALREYLEAMSALWTEEEASYDGEFVSFGPSWAWPKPVQPHIPVLLGAGPTEKTFRWIARHADGWITTPADTDLDGHVALLKEIWLAEGREGAPRICALGERPDPERLAHLDSLGVTETIFGLPDRAPDEVEAWIGRLAGKLSLAPART from the coding sequence GTGGACTACGGAATCGTGCTGTTCACCAGCGACCGGGGCATCACCCCGGCGGCCGCGGCGCGCGCCGCGGAGGCCGCCGGGTTCGCGACCTTCTACGTCCCCGAACACACCCACATCCCGGTGAAGCGCGCGTCGCCGCACCCGCGCACCGGCGACGCGTCCCTGCCCGACGACCGCTACAGCCGCACTCTCGACCCGTGGGTCGCGCTGGCGACGGCGGCCGCGGTCACCGAGCGGATCCGGCTCTCCACCGCCGTCGCCCTGCCGGTCGAAAGCGACCCGATCACGCTCGCCAAGACGATCGCCAGCCTCGACCACCTCTCCGGCGGACGCGTCACGCTCGGCACCGGGTTCGGCTGGAATGTCGACGAGCTGACCGACCACGGCGTGCCGGGGAACCGGCGCCGCACCGCGCTGCGCGAGTACCTCGAAGCGATGAGTGCACTGTGGACGGAAGAAGAGGCTTCCTACGACGGGGAGTTCGTCTCCTTCGGGCCGAGCTGGGCGTGGCCGAAGCCGGTCCAGCCGCACATCCCGGTGCTGCTCGGCGCGGGGCCGACGGAGAAGACGTTCCGCTGGATCGCGCGGCACGCCGACGGCTGGATCACCACGCCGGCCGACACCGACCTGGACGGGCACGTGGCCCTGCTGAAGGAGATCTGGCTCGCCGAAGGCCGCGAGGGCGCGCCGCGGATCTGCGCGCTCGGCGAGCGGCCGGACCCGGAACGCCTGGCCCACCTGGACTCCCTGGGGGTGACCGAGACGATCTTCGGTCTCCCGGACCGCGCACCGGACGAAGTCGAAGCCTGGATCGGGCGGCTGGCCGGAAAGCTCTCCCTCGCCCCCGCCCGGACGTAG
- a CDS encoding FAD-dependent monooxygenase, with protein MKNLSVLISGASIAGPALASWLTRYGCTVTVVERAPAVRPGGQAVDFKGATHRTVLARMGVLDEILRRQTGGQDQTIVDAAGRPQAVIPGEFTGGEIEIRRGDLAGILYEHAACEYLFGDTITALAETADGVDVTFAHAQPRRFDLVVGADGIHSNVRRLAFGPERDYVQYLGYHYALAELGEKVAEGEAVMYNEPGRMAAVGGPKASGFFVFASPELDFDRGDTDRQRHLLMDAYRGAGWRVPELMAEIPRAREFYLDSLSRVTIDRYSRGRVVLLGDAAYGNTLGGFGTGLAIVGAYVLAGELLAADGDHRVAFARYEDQFRGYAKISQRGSAGPFLAPPSPLRIKLRDWTFKSRFLLGLMLKATGKFATDIELKDYAPGS; from the coding sequence ATGAAGAACCTTTCCGTCCTGATCTCCGGCGCGAGCATCGCCGGCCCCGCCCTCGCCTCGTGGCTGACCCGCTACGGCTGCACCGTCACCGTCGTCGAACGCGCGCCGGCGGTGCGGCCCGGCGGCCAGGCCGTCGACTTCAAAGGCGCCACCCACCGGACCGTGCTGGCGCGGATGGGCGTCCTCGACGAGATCCTGCGGCGGCAGACCGGCGGCCAGGACCAGACGATCGTCGACGCCGCCGGCCGCCCCCAAGCGGTGATCCCCGGCGAGTTCACCGGCGGCGAGATCGAGATCCGCCGGGGCGACCTGGCCGGGATCCTCTACGAGCACGCGGCCTGCGAGTACCTCTTCGGCGACACCATCACGGCGCTGGCCGAGACCGCGGACGGGGTCGACGTCACCTTCGCCCACGCGCAGCCGCGCCGCTTCGACCTGGTGGTCGGCGCCGACGGCATCCACTCGAACGTCCGGCGGCTGGCGTTCGGCCCGGAACGCGACTACGTGCAGTACCTCGGTTATCACTACGCCCTGGCCGAACTCGGCGAGAAGGTCGCCGAGGGCGAAGCGGTGATGTACAACGAGCCGGGCCGGATGGCCGCTGTCGGCGGGCCGAAGGCATCGGGCTTCTTCGTGTTCGCCTCCCCCGAGCTGGACTTCGACCGTGGTGACACGGACCGGCAGCGGCACCTGCTGATGGACGCCTACCGGGGCGCCGGCTGGCGGGTGCCGGAGCTGATGGCCGAGATCCCGCGGGCCCGCGAGTTCTACCTCGACTCGCTCAGCCGGGTCACGATCGACCGCTACTCGCGCGGCCGGGTCGTGCTGCTCGGCGACGCGGCCTACGGCAACACCCTCGGCGGCTTCGGCACCGGCCTGGCGATCGTCGGCGCGTACGTGCTCGCCGGCGAACTCCTCGCCGCGGACGGCGACCACCGGGTCGCTTTCGCCCGCTACGAGGACCAGTTCCGCGGCTACGCGAAGATCTCGCAACGCGGCAGCGCGGGCCCGTTCCTCGCGCCGCCGTCACCGCTGCGGATCAAGCTCCGGGACTGGACGTTCAAGTCCCGCTTCCTGCTCGGCCTGATGCTCAAGGCGACCGGCAAGTTCGCCACGGACATCGAGCTGAAGGACTACGCCCCGGGCTCGTAG